In Arthrobacter sp. UKPF54-2, the following are encoded in one genomic region:
- a CDS encoding acetyl-CoA C-acetyltransferase translates to MTNFADNNDVVILAAARTPQGRLNGQLASFTAVELGAHAIRAALAASGVKPDQVDSVIMGQVLQAGAGQNPARQSAIGAGIGWNVPTVTINKVCLSGLTAVIDAARMIRSGDATVVVAGGQESMSRAPHLLPGSRQGWTYGSVQALDAAAHDGLTDAFDGQSMGLSTESKNVTLGIDRTSQDEVAAASHQRAARAAKDGVFDGEIAPISVKQRKGEPVQVGTDEGVRPDTSVASLAGLRAAFATDGTITAGNSSPLSDGAAALVLTSRKFAEEHGLEYLAVVGKPGQVAGPDNSLHSQPSNAIKNALEKAGWSAADLDFIEINEAFGSVAVQSLKDLDYPLEQCNIHGGAIALGHPIGASGARLALHAAHELKRRGAGKAAVSLCGGGGQGEALLLYRD, encoded by the coding sequence ATGACCAACTTCGCGGACAACAATGATGTTGTCATCCTCGCCGCCGCCCGTACCCCGCAGGGCCGGCTCAACGGGCAGCTGGCCAGCTTCACCGCCGTCGAACTCGGCGCCCATGCGATCCGGGCGGCGCTGGCCGCCAGCGGAGTGAAGCCGGACCAGGTCGACTCGGTCATCATGGGCCAGGTGCTGCAGGCCGGGGCCGGCCAGAACCCGGCCCGCCAGAGCGCCATCGGCGCCGGCATCGGCTGGAACGTCCCGACGGTCACGATCAACAAGGTCTGCCTCTCCGGCCTGACCGCCGTGATCGACGCGGCCCGGATGATCCGCAGCGGCGACGCTACCGTCGTCGTCGCCGGCGGCCAGGAATCCATGAGCCGGGCCCCGCACCTGCTCCCCGGCTCCCGCCAAGGCTGGACGTACGGCTCGGTCCAGGCGCTCGACGCCGCCGCCCACGACGGACTCACCGACGCCTTCGACGGACAGTCCATGGGCCTGTCCACCGAGAGCAAGAACGTCACCCTCGGCATTGACCGGACCTCCCAGGACGAGGTCGCGGCGGCCTCGCACCAGCGCGCCGCCCGCGCCGCGAAGGACGGGGTGTTCGACGGCGAAATCGCGCCGATCAGCGTTAAGCAGCGCAAGGGCGAGCCGGTCCAGGTCGGCACCGACGAGGGCGTCCGCCCGGACACCTCCGTCGCCTCCCTCGCCGGGCTGCGCGCGGCGTTCGCCACGGACGGCACCATCACGGCCGGCAACTCCTCCCCGCTCTCCGACGGCGCCGCCGCCCTGGTCCTAACCTCCCGGAAGTTTGCCGAGGAGCACGGCCTGGAGTACCTGGCCGTGGTGGGCAAGCCCGGACAGGTGGCCGGACCGGACAACTCGCTGCACTCCCAGCCCTCCAATGCGATCAAGAACGCACTGGAGAAGGCCGGCTGGTCCGCCGCGGACCTGGACTTCATTGAGATCAATGAGGCCTTCGGCTCCGTGGCCGTGCAGTCCCTCAAGGACCTGGACTACCCGCTGGAGCAGTGCAACATTCACGGCGGCGCGATCGCACTGGGCCACCCGATCGGCGCGTCCGGGGCGCGGCTGGCCCTGCATGCGGCCCACGAGCTGAAGCGGCGCGGCGCCGGCAAGGCCGCCGTGTCGCTCTGCGGCGGCGGCGGCCAGGGCGAGGCCCTGCTGCTGTACCGCGACTGA
- the rpsG gene encoding 30S ribosomal protein S7, whose translation MPRKGPAPKRPLVLDPVYGSPLVTQLINKVLVDGKKSTAERIVYGALEGARAKSGGDPVAALKKAMDNVKPSLEVRSRRVGGATYQVPVEVKPGRSTALALRWLVGYSKARREKTMTERLQNEILDASNGLGAAVKRREDTHKMAESNKAFAHYRW comes from the coding sequence ATGCCTCGCAAGGGTCCGGCCCCCAAGCGGCCGCTAGTACTAGATCCCGTTTACGGCTCCCCGCTGGTCACGCAGCTGATCAACAAGGTGCTGGTTGACGGCAAGAAGTCCACCGCAGAGCGCATCGTCTACGGTGCACTCGAAGGCGCACGCGCCAAGTCCGGCGGCGACCCGGTTGCAGCCCTCAAGAAGGCCATGGACAACGTCAAGCCTTCCCTCGAGGTCCGCTCCCGCCGCGTCGGTGGCGCCACCTACCAGGTTCCCGTCGAGGTCAAGCCGGGCCGTTCCACGGCCCTCGCCCTCCGCTGGCTGGTCGGCTACTCCAAGGCCCGCCGCGAAAAGACGATGACCGAGCGCCTCCAGAACGAAATCCTGGATGCCTCGAACGGTCTCGGAGCCGCTGTGAAGCGTCGCGAAGACACCCACAAGATGGCCGAGTCCAACAAGGCCTTCGCACACTACCGCTGGTAA
- a CDS encoding DNA-directed RNA polymerase subunit beta' produces the protein MSSESSFGLMQIGLATAEDIRGWSYGEVKKPETINYRTLKPEKDGLFCEKIFGPSRDWECYCGKYKRVRFKGIICERCGVEVTRAKVRRERMGHIELAAPVTHIWYFKGVPSRLGYLLDLAPKDLEKVIYFAAYMITSVDADARHEELPNLQVEHDIEKKQLIDNRDSDIATIARDLENEIARLEGEGAKAADKKKARDSADRQMANVRKRADAEIERLEQVWDRFKNLKVADLEGDEGLYRELRDRYGMYFEGSMGAEAIKKRLEGFDMQAESDLLRDIIANGKGQRKTRALKRLKVVNAFLTTNNSPLGMVLDAVPVIPPELRPMVQLDGGRFATSDLNDLYRRVINRNNRLKRLLDLGAPEIIVNNEKRMLQEAVDSLFDNGRRGRPVTGPGNRPLKSLSDMLKGKQGRFRQNLLGKRVDYSGRSVIVVGPQLKLHQCGLPKQMALELFKPFVMKRLVDLNHAQNIKSAKRMVERYRPQVWDVLEEIITEHPVLLNRAPTLHRLGIQAFEPQLVEGKAIQLHPLVCGAFNADFDGDQMAVHLPLSPEAQAEARILMLSSNNILKPSDGRPVTLPSQDMIIGLYHLTTKRVGSAGEGRIFSSVSEAIMAFDLHELHLNSKVKIRLEDFVPYAGWEAPEGWEPGQTTLVETSLGQVIFNQTLPADYPWVEAVADKGELSRIVNDLAERYPKVVTAATLDNLKDAGFYWATRSGVTVAISDIEVPASKPELLAGYETMAAKIQGQYDKGLIDDDERRQELIEIWNKATNEIAQAMRDSLSPMNTINRMVSSGARGNWMQVRQIAGIRGLVANPKGEIIPRPIKSSYREGLSVLEYFIATHGARKGLADTALRTANSGYLTRRLVDVSQDVIVREEDCGTERGLVTPIAVADANGELVLDENVENSAYARTLAVDVVDAKGKVLAAAGTDCGDVVIAELFAAGITEVKVRSVLTCESSVGTCALCYGRSLATGKTVDIGEAVGIIAAQSIGEPGTQLTMRTFHTGGAVSAGGGDDITQGLPRIQELFEARTPKGVAPIAEAAGRIAIEESERQMRLVITPDDGSEEIAYPVLRRSRLLIEDGEHVSVGQKLINGPVDPKQVLRIMGPRAAQKFLVDEVQGVYRSQGIGIHDKHVEVIVRQMLRRVTVIESGESDLLPGELAERSRFEDANRRVVSEGKTPASGRPELMGITKASLATESWLSAASFQETTRVLTQAAMEGKSDPLLGLKENVIIGKLIPAGTGLPRYTEVTVEPTEEAKANLFTGPSAFSDFSYDSLGGDGAPEFHAIPLDDYDLGSDFR, from the coding sequence ATGTCCAGCGAATCCTCCTTCGGCCTCATGCAGATCGGCCTCGCCACCGCGGAAGACATCCGTGGCTGGTCTTACGGCGAGGTTAAGAAGCCGGAAACCATCAACTACCGCACGCTCAAGCCCGAGAAGGACGGCCTCTTCTGCGAGAAGATCTTCGGCCCGTCCCGCGACTGGGAATGCTACTGCGGCAAGTACAAGCGCGTGCGCTTCAAGGGCATCATCTGCGAGCGGTGTGGCGTTGAGGTCACCCGCGCCAAGGTCCGCCGCGAGCGTATGGGCCACATCGAGCTGGCCGCCCCGGTCACGCACATCTGGTACTTCAAGGGTGTTCCGTCCCGCCTGGGCTACCTCCTTGACCTGGCACCGAAGGACCTCGAAAAGGTCATCTACTTCGCCGCCTACATGATCACCAGCGTCGACGCCGATGCCCGCCACGAGGAACTGCCCAACCTGCAGGTTGAGCACGACATCGAGAAGAAGCAGCTGATCGACAACCGCGACTCCGACATCGCCACGATCGCCCGCGACCTCGAAAACGAGATCGCGCGCCTCGAGGGTGAAGGTGCCAAGGCTGCCGACAAGAAGAAGGCCCGCGACTCCGCGGACCGCCAGATGGCCAACGTGCGCAAGCGCGCGGACGCCGAGATCGAGCGCCTTGAGCAGGTCTGGGACCGCTTCAAGAACCTCAAGGTCGCCGACCTCGAAGGCGACGAAGGCCTGTACCGCGAACTGCGTGACCGCTACGGCATGTACTTCGAAGGCTCCATGGGTGCCGAGGCCATCAAGAAGCGTCTTGAAGGCTTCGACATGCAGGCCGAATCGGACCTGCTGCGCGACATCATCGCCAACGGCAAGGGCCAGCGCAAGACCCGCGCCCTGAAGCGCCTGAAGGTGGTCAACGCGTTCCTGACCACCAACAACAGCCCGCTCGGCATGGTGCTGGACGCCGTCCCGGTAATCCCGCCGGAACTGCGCCCGATGGTCCAGCTGGACGGCGGCCGCTTCGCGACCTCCGACCTCAACGACCTGTACCGCCGCGTGATCAACCGCAACAACCGCCTCAAGCGCCTGCTTGACCTCGGTGCGCCGGAGATCATCGTCAACAACGAGAAGCGCATGCTTCAGGAAGCTGTTGACAGCCTCTTCGACAACGGCCGCCGCGGCCGTCCGGTCACCGGACCGGGCAACCGCCCGCTGAAGTCCCTCTCCGACATGCTCAAGGGCAAGCAGGGTCGTTTCCGCCAGAACCTCCTGGGTAAGCGCGTTGACTACTCCGGTCGTTCGGTCATCGTCGTCGGCCCGCAGCTGAAGCTGCACCAGTGCGGTCTGCCGAAGCAGATGGCCCTGGAGCTCTTCAAGCCGTTCGTGATGAAGCGCCTGGTTGACCTCAACCACGCGCAGAACATCAAGTCGGCCAAGCGTATGGTCGAGCGTTACCGCCCGCAGGTCTGGGACGTGCTCGAAGAGATCATCACCGAGCACCCGGTGCTGCTGAACCGTGCACCTACCCTGCACCGTCTCGGCATCCAGGCGTTCGAGCCGCAGCTGGTCGAAGGCAAGGCAATCCAGCTCCACCCGCTGGTTTGTGGCGCCTTCAACGCCGACTTCGACGGCGACCAGATGGCAGTCCACCTGCCGCTGAGCCCCGAAGCCCAGGCCGAGGCCCGGATCCTGATGCTGTCCTCGAACAACATCCTGAAGCCGTCCGACGGCCGCCCGGTGACGCTGCCTTCGCAGGATATGATCATCGGCCTCTACCACCTGACCACCAAGCGTGTCGGTTCAGCTGGCGAGGGCCGGATCTTCTCCTCCGTCTCGGAAGCCATCATGGCGTTCGACCTGCACGAGCTGCACCTGAACTCCAAGGTCAAGATCCGGCTCGAGGACTTCGTCCCCTACGCCGGCTGGGAAGCTCCCGAAGGCTGGGAGCCGGGTCAGACCACGCTGGTCGAGACCTCCCTGGGCCAGGTCATCTTCAACCAGACGCTGCCCGCGGATTACCCGTGGGTGGAGGCTGTTGCCGACAAGGGTGAGCTGTCCCGGATCGTCAACGACCTCGCCGAGCGCTACCCGAAGGTCGTCACCGCGGCAACGCTGGACAACCTGAAGGATGCCGGTTTCTACTGGGCAACCCGCTCGGGCGTAACCGTCGCCATCTCCGACATCGAGGTCCCGGCCTCCAAGCCGGAGCTCCTGGCCGGCTACGAGACCATGGCCGCGAAGATCCAGGGCCAGTACGACAAGGGCCTGATCGACGACGACGAGCGTCGGCAGGAACTGATCGAGATCTGGAACAAGGCAACCAACGAGATCGCCCAGGCGATGCGTGACAGCCTGTCGCCGATGAACACCATCAACCGCATGGTGTCCTCCGGTGCCCGTGGTAACTGGATGCAGGTCCGTCAGATCGCGGGTATCCGTGGCCTGGTGGCCAACCCGAAGGGCGAGATCATCCCGCGTCCGATCAAGTCCTCCTACCGCGAGGGCCTGTCGGTGCTGGAATACTTCATCGCCACGCACGGTGCCCGTAAGGGTCTGGCCGATACCGCGCTGCGTACCGCCAACTCGGGTTACCTGACCCGTCGTCTGGTGGACGTCTCGCAGGACGTCATCGTCCGTGAAGAGGACTGCGGCACCGAACGCGGCCTCGTCACCCCGATCGCTGTGGCTGACGCCAACGGCGAGCTGGTCCTGGACGAGAACGTCGAGAACAGCGCCTACGCCCGCACCCTGGCCGTGGACGTCGTTGACGCCAAGGGCAAGGTCCTGGCAGCGGCCGGTACTGACTGCGGCGACGTCGTCATTGCCGAACTGTTCGCAGCCGGCATCACCGAGGTCAAGGTCCGCTCCGTACTCACCTGTGAGTCCAGCGTCGGCACCTGCGCCCTGTGCTACGGCCGTTCGCTGGCCACCGGCAAGACCGTGGACATCGGCGAGGCCGTCGGCATCATCGCCGCACAGTCCATCGGTGAGCCCGGTACCCAGCTGACTATGCGTACCTTCCACACCGGCGGTGCTGTCTCCGCCGGCGGTGGCGACGACATCACCCAGGGTCTGCCCCGTATCCAGGAGCTCTTCGAGGCCCGTACTCCGAAGGGTGTGGCGCCGATTGCGGAAGCAGCCGGCCGCATCGCCATCGAAGAGTCCGAGCGCCAGATGCGCCTGGTCATCACCCCGGATGACGGATCCGAAGAGATCGCCTACCCGGTGCTGCGCCGTTCACGTCTTCTCATCGAAGACGGCGAGCACGTCAGCGTCGGCCAGAAGCTCATCAACGGTCCGGTCGACCCCAAGCAGGTGCTGCGCATCATGGGCCCCCGTGCCGCGCAGAAGTTCCTGGTGGACGAAGTCCAGGGCGTATACCGCAGCCAGGGCATCGGTATCCACGACAAGCACGTCGAGGTTATCGTCCGCCAGATGCTGCGCCGCGTCACGGTCATCGAGTCCGGTGAATCGGATCTGCTGCCCGGCGAGCTCGCCGAGCGCAGCCGCTTCGAGGACGCCAACCGCCGCGTTGTGTCCGAGGGCAAGACGCCGGCCTCCGGCCGTCCCGAGCTCATGGGTATCACCAAGGCGTCCCTGGCGACCGAGTCCTGGCTGTCGGCAGCTTCCTTCCAGGAGACCACCCGCGTCCTGACGCAGGCGGCCATGGAAGGCAAGAGCGACCCGCTGCTGGGTCTCAAGGAGAACGTCATCATCGGTAAGCTCATCCCGGCCGGCACGGGTCTCCCGCGCTACACCGAGGTCACGGTGGAACCGACTGAGGAAGCGAAGGCCAACCTGTTCACCGGCCCGAGCGCTTTCAGCGACTTCTCCTACGATTCCCTGGGCGGCGACGGAGCTCCTGAGTTCCACGCCATCCCGCTGGATGACTACGACCTGGGCAGCGACTTCCGCTAA
- the rpoB gene encoding DNA-directed RNA polymerase subunit beta — protein MVASSTSNVNNATAINADSTDGATRRLSFAKIHEPLDVPNLLALQTDSFDWLVGNERWQARVAKAVEEGDLSVATTSGLSDIFEEISPIEDFQGTMSLSFSEPEFADPKYTMAECKDRDATYSAPLYVKAEFMNNNTGEIKQQTVFMGDFPLMTEKGTFVVNGTERVVVSQLVRSPGAYFERTADKTSDKDIFTAKIIPSRGAWFELEIDKRDQVGVRLDRKRKQSVTVLLKALGWTEGQILEEFGQYDSMRATLEKDATETREDALLDIYRKLRPGEPPTVEAAQSLLDNLYFNSKRYDLAKVGRYKINRKLGIDRSLGDKEASVLHVEDIVAMIKFLVALHAGEKTLMGKRDGQDHELRVEIDDIDHFGNRRIRAVGELIENQVRTGLSRMERVVRERMTTQDVEAITPQTLINIRPVVAAIKEFFGTSQLSQFMDQNNPLSGLTHKRRLSALGPGGLSRDRAGMEVRDVHPSHYGRMCPIETPEGPNIGLIGSLASYGRINPFGFIETPYRLVSEGIVSDEVQYLTADDEAEVLIAQANAPLDENKRFAEETVLVRARGGGGEPVLVPAADVEFMDVSPRQMVSVATALIPFLEHDDANRALMGANMQRQAVPLVRSEAPFVGTGMERAAAVDAGDVVIAKKAGVVTEVSAELVIMLNDDGTETNYRINKFARSNQGNCYNHRVLVNEGQRLEVGGIIADGPATDQGELALGKNLLVAFMSWEGHNFEDAIILSQRIVAEDVLSSIHIEEHEIDARDTKLGAEEITRDIPNVSEEVLAGLDERGIIHIGAEVEAGDILVGKVTPKGETELTPEERLLRAIFGEKSREVRDTSLKVPHGESGTVIGVRVFDRDNDDELPPGVNQLVRVYVAAKRKITDGDKLAGRHGNKGVISKILPVEDMPFLADGTPVDIVLNPLGVPGRMNVGQVLETHLGWVAKTGWKIEGEPEWVKQLPNLPRESGQTTVATPVFDGAREEEITGLLDSTNVTRDGDRLINSSGKTRLFDGRSGEPFPDPISVGYMYILKLHHLVDDKIHARSTGPYSMITQQPLGGKAQFGGQRFGEMEVWALEAYGAAYTLQELLTIKSDDIHGRVKVYEAIVKGENIPEPGVPESFKVLIKEMQSLCLNVEVLSTDGTTIEMRDSDDAVFTAAEELGIDLSRAEPSSVEEV, from the coding sequence TTGGTCGCCTCGAGCACCTCTAATGTAAACAACGCTACCGCTATCAATGCCGACAGCACCGACGGTGCAACCCGCCGGCTCTCCTTCGCAAAGATTCACGAACCGCTTGACGTTCCGAATCTGCTTGCCCTGCAAACGGACAGCTTCGACTGGCTGGTCGGAAACGAACGCTGGCAGGCGCGCGTCGCGAAGGCCGTCGAGGAAGGCGACCTCAGTGTCGCCACCACGTCGGGCCTGTCTGACATCTTCGAAGAGATCTCCCCGATCGAGGACTTCCAGGGCACCATGTCCCTGAGCTTCTCCGAGCCGGAGTTCGCTGACCCGAAATACACCATGGCCGAGTGCAAGGACCGGGACGCTACGTACTCCGCTCCGCTGTACGTCAAGGCCGAGTTCATGAACAACAACACGGGCGAAATCAAGCAGCAGACCGTGTTCATGGGTGACTTCCCGCTGATGACCGAGAAGGGCACCTTCGTCGTTAACGGCACCGAGCGTGTCGTCGTGTCCCAGCTGGTCCGGTCCCCGGGCGCCTACTTCGAGCGCACCGCGGACAAGACCAGCGACAAGGACATCTTCACCGCGAAGATCATCCCGTCCCGCGGCGCCTGGTTCGAACTCGAAATCGACAAGCGCGACCAGGTCGGCGTTCGCCTCGACCGCAAGCGCAAGCAGTCCGTCACCGTGCTGCTGAAGGCCCTCGGCTGGACCGAAGGCCAGATCCTCGAGGAATTCGGCCAGTACGACTCCATGCGCGCGACGCTGGAGAAGGACGCCACCGAAACCCGCGAAGACGCCTTGCTGGACATCTACCGGAAGCTGCGACCGGGCGAGCCGCCCACCGTTGAGGCTGCCCAGTCCCTGCTGGACAACCTGTACTTCAACTCCAAGCGCTACGATCTGGCCAAGGTCGGCCGGTACAAGATCAACCGCAAGCTTGGCATCGACCGCTCCCTTGGCGACAAGGAAGCTTCGGTCCTGCACGTTGAAGACATCGTTGCCATGATCAAGTTCCTGGTAGCCCTGCACGCCGGTGAGAAGACCCTCATGGGCAAGCGCGACGGCCAGGACCACGAGCTGCGCGTCGAGATCGACGACATCGACCACTTCGGCAACCGCCGTATCCGCGCCGTCGGCGAGCTCATCGAGAACCAGGTCCGCACCGGCCTGTCCCGCATGGAGCGCGTTGTCCGCGAGCGTATGACCACCCAGGACGTCGAGGCGATCACGCCGCAGACCCTGATCAACATCCGCCCCGTCGTGGCAGCGATCAAGGAGTTCTTCGGAACGTCCCAGCTCTCGCAGTTCATGGACCAGAACAACCCGCTGTCGGGCCTGACCCACAAGCGCCGCCTGTCCGCGCTGGGCCCGGGCGGTCTGTCCCGTGACCGTGCCGGCATGGAAGTCCGAGACGTCCACCCGTCCCACTACGGACGTATGTGCCCGATCGAAACCCCTGAAGGCCCGAACATCGGCCTGATCGGTTCGCTGGCATCGTACGGCCGGATCAACCCGTTCGGTTTCATCGAGACCCCGTACCGCCTCGTTTCCGAGGGCATCGTTTCCGATGAGGTCCAGTACCTCACCGCCGACGACGAGGCCGAGGTCCTGATCGCACAGGCCAACGCCCCGCTCGACGAGAACAAGCGTTTCGCCGAAGAGACCGTGCTGGTCCGTGCCCGCGGTGGTGGAGGCGAGCCCGTGCTGGTTCCCGCCGCCGACGTCGAGTTCATGGACGTCTCCCCGCGCCAGATGGTGTCCGTGGCGACCGCCCTGATCCCGTTCCTCGAGCATGACGATGCCAACCGTGCACTCATGGGTGCCAACATGCAGCGCCAGGCTGTGCCGCTGGTCCGCTCCGAGGCGCCGTTCGTCGGCACCGGCATGGAGCGCGCCGCCGCCGTCGACGCCGGTGACGTTGTCATCGCGAAGAAGGCCGGTGTGGTCACCGAGGTTTCCGCCGAGCTCGTCATCATGCTCAACGACGACGGCACCGAAACCAACTACCGGATCAACAAGTTCGCCCGCTCCAACCAGGGCAACTGCTACAACCACCGTGTCCTGGTGAACGAAGGCCAGCGCCTGGAAGTCGGCGGCATCATCGCCGACGGCCCGGCAACGGACCAGGGCGAGCTCGCCCTCGGTAAGAACCTGCTCGTGGCATTCATGTCCTGGGAAGGCCACAACTTCGAGGATGCCATCATCCTGTCCCAGCGGATCGTGGCCGAGGACGTCCTGTCCTCGATCCACATCGAGGAGCACGAGATCGATGCCCGCGACACCAAGCTTGGTGCCGAGGAAATCACCCGTGACATCCCGAACGTGTCCGAGGAAGTCCTGGCAGGCCTGGACGAGCGCGGCATCATCCACATCGGTGCCGAGGTTGAAGCCGGCGACATCCTGGTCGGCAAGGTCACCCCCAAGGGCGAGACCGAGCTGACCCCGGAAGAGCGCCTGCTGCGCGCCATCTTCGGCGAGAAGTCCCGCGAAGTGCGCGACACCTCCCTGAAGGTGCCCCACGGCGAGTCCGGCACCGTGATCGGTGTCCGCGTCTTCGACCGCGACAACGACGACGAGCTGCCCCCGGGCGTCAACCAGCTGGTCCGCGTCTACGTGGCTGCCAAGCGCAAGATCACCGACGGCGACAAGCTCGCCGGCCGTCACGGCAACAAGGGTGTTATCTCCAAGATCCTTCCCGTGGAGGACATGCCCTTCCTTGCCGACGGCACCCCCGTTGATATTGTCCTGAACCCGCTGGGTGTTCCGGGCCGTATGAACGTCGGCCAGGTGCTCGAAACGCACCTCGGCTGGGTTGCCAAGACCGGCTGGAAGATCGAGGGCGAGCCCGAGTGGGTCAAGCAGCTGCCGAACCTGCCGCGCGAAAGTGGCCAGACCACTGTCGCCACGCCGGTCTTCGACGGTGCGCGTGAAGAGGAAATCACGGGCCTGCTCGACTCCACCAACGTCACCCGCGACGGGGACCGCCTGATCAACTCCTCGGGCAAGACCCGCCTGTTTGACGGCCGCTCCGGCGAGCCGTTCCCGGATCCGATCTCGGTCGGCTACATGTACATCCTGAAGCTCCACCACCTGGTGGACGACAAGATCCACGCGCGCTCCACCGGCCCGTACTCCATGATCACGCAGCAGCCGCTGGGTGGTAAGGCGCAGTTCGGTGGCCAGCGCTTCGGTGAAATGGAAGTGTGGGCGCTCGAAGCCTATGGCGCGGCCTACACGCTCCAGGAACTCCTCACGATCAAGTCGGATGACATCCACGGTCGTGTGAAGGTCTACGAAGCCATCGTCAAGGGCGAGAACATCCCGGAGCCGGGCGTTCCTGAGTCCTTCAAGGTCTTGATCAAGGAAATGCAGTCGCTGTGCCTGAACGTGGAAGTTCTTTCCACGGACGGAACCACAATTGAAATGCGTGACTCTGATGACGCAGTCTTCACGGCTGCGGAAGAACTGGGCATCGATCTGTCTCGTGCAGAGCCCAGTTCCGTAGAAGAGGTCTAG
- the rpsL gene encoding 30S ribosomal protein S12: MPTINQLVRKGRTPKVKKTKAPALNGSPMRRGVCTRVYTTTPKKPNSALRKVARVRLNGGVEVTAYIPGVGHNLQEHSIVLVRGGRVKDLPGVRYKIVRGALDTQGVKNRKQARSRYGAKMEKK; this comes from the coding sequence GTGCCTACGATTAACCAGCTGGTCCGCAAGGGCCGCACGCCTAAGGTCAAGAAGACCAAGGCTCCCGCGCTTAACGGCAGCCCGATGCGCCGCGGTGTTTGCACCCGCGTGTACACCACGACCCCGAAGAAGCCGAACTCGGCTCTGCGTAAGGTTGCACGTGTGCGCCTCAACGGCGGCGTTGAAGTCACCGCCTACATCCCTGGTGTTGGCCACAACCTGCAGGAGCACTCCATTGTGCTCGTCCGTGGCGGCCGTGTTAAGGACCTCCCGGGTGTCCGTTACAAGATCGTCCGTGGCGCCCTCGATACCCAGGGTGTGAAGAACCGTAAGCAGGCACGCAGCCGCTACGGCGCAAAGATGGAGAAGAAGTAA
- a CDS encoding aminoacyl-tRNA deacylase gives MTEPTDGAAEWPAAGLSSGQERGGGAGRKRFLADAAARSLEVELVERLAAHSLEEAAAILGIRPGDIVKSLVVKHKDGSFLFALVPGDRQISWPKLRQLVGVNKLSLPAADIALAATGYERGTITPLGSTTAWPVYADSTITGRRISMGAGEHGYSAFVDADALTAALGAVVADISDPLQ, from the coding sequence ATGACCGAGCCGACGGACGGGGCAGCGGAGTGGCCGGCGGCCGGTCTCTCTTCCGGCCAGGAGCGTGGCGGCGGAGCCGGCAGGAAGCGGTTCCTGGCGGACGCCGCCGCGCGCAGCCTCGAGGTGGAACTGGTGGAGCGGCTCGCCGCGCACAGCCTGGAGGAGGCCGCCGCGATCCTCGGCATCAGGCCCGGGGACATCGTGAAATCCCTGGTGGTCAAGCACAAGGACGGCAGCTTCCTGTTCGCCCTGGTCCCGGGCGACCGGCAGATCAGCTGGCCTAAACTCCGCCAGCTGGTCGGCGTCAACAAGCTTTCCCTGCCCGCCGCCGACATCGCCCTCGCCGCAACCGGCTACGAGCGCGGCACCATCACGCCGCTGGGCAGCACCACCGCGTGGCCGGTGTACGCCGACAGCACCATCACCGGTCGGCGGATCTCGATGGGCGCCGGGGAACACGGCTACAGCGCCTTCGTCGACGCCGACGCGCTCACCGCAGCCCTCGGCGCCGTCGTCGCGGACATCTCCGACCCGCTGCAGTGA